A single window of Acanthopagrus latus isolate v.2019 chromosome 1, fAcaLat1.1, whole genome shotgun sequence DNA harbors:
- the zgc:112980 gene encoding uncharacterized protein zgc:112980 isoform X1, with translation MCTAVDSGEIIILSDDDEEYDISCSEPSVLIVEVEDVKKSDCAVTPSALDEDLVVTFSRRAEVLPHARYDCPIHPFTATEQETGAPVPGNQLICDQCFCYICDKLASTCVMWGYAGVCHCNSHKRSNFWNNRRSCALLGGLKTFNLTLSETDAHLRHADAMLQSFRKELAAHFALYMKGKAVEEYGLSIPHQQGLIYDYTPVYEFVTSFLNKADKQNDRAAAIMRLGAVEDFIRHFPISGNFIRKSPMANPAEAKVLLLNRVISSLQRQMVMTDFTPEFTRKMQDFYKKLFFPAELKYLKNSLCVRPWDDVLLVSVLKGQNVTGFRKDKGKKDVLTEQISVVLLRMEVLQRQHRYRELCRYLRVVQTDDSKLSLRQLKDLIPFFRCLEGDFTSALFSFFTSVNAPASRLTPQLFLFYLCIFKTATAPQVVVSQPSQLCYTEAAWERIQGTVPLERDALVKFGLRVQGCCSAVFTDSQCWTSFLTVVNTAPGSVSPLPAPSAKFLNEAKAVVNTVLRDQHLSNTVTIPRFFLEVYPDQALLLLVTGALSLRILNSALSPALPVLKTFKENVWALEWLWESLSSNAERLSSFCQEVSQEMQNTADGDNLLPILRTLAPTQSSSAERGDHTYCSPGPVKLFFSPVLQSQLADSLSH, from the exons ATGTGTACAGCGGTGGACAGTGGAGAAATAATCATCctaagtgatgatgatgaagaataTGATATATCCTGCAGTGAACCCTCTGTCCTTAtcgtggaggtggaggatgtgaAGAAAAGTG actgTGCTGTAACGCCCAGCGCCCTGGATGAAGACCTGGTCGTTACCTTCTCCCGCCGAGCTGAGGTGCTGCCTCATGCACGCTATGACTGTCCCATACATCCCTTCAC ggCCACAGAACAAGAGACTGGTGCTCCTGTGCCTGGTAACCAGCTCATTTGCGATCAGTGCTTCTGCTACATCTGCGACAAGCTGGCATCAACA tgtgtAATGTGGGGTTACGCCGGTGTGTGCCACTGCAACAGCCACAAGCGCAGCAACTTCTGGAACAACCGCAGAAGCTGTGCGCTGCTGGGAGGACTGAAGACTTTCAACCTCACACTGTCTGAAACAGATGCACATCTCAGACATGCAG ATGCGATGTTGCAGAGCTTCAGAAAAGAGCTCGCTGCACACTTCGCTCTCTACATGAAGGGAAAGGCGGTGGAGGAATATGGTCTGAGCATACCACACCAGCAAGGCCTCATCTACGA ttaCACGCCTGTGTACGAGTTTGTGACGTCGTTTCTGAACAAAGCAGATAAACAGAACGACAGAGCAGCTGCCATCATGAGACTAGGAGCCGTTGAGGACTTTATTCGACATTTTCCAATCTCAgg GAATTTCATTAGAAAGTCTCCAATGGCTAATCCTGCTGAGGCCAAAGTGCTGTTACTCAATAg GGTAATATCATCCTTGCAGAGACAGATGGTGATGACTGACTTCACCCCAGAATTCACCCGTAAAATGCAGGATTTTTACAAGAAATTGTTTTTCCCAGCTGAGCTGAAGTACCTGAAGAACAG cctgTGTGTCCGGCCGTGGGACGACGTCCTGCTGGTGTCTGTGCTGAAGGGTCAGAACGTGACGGGCTTCCGCAAAGACAAAGGCAAGAAGGACGTCCTGACTGAACAGATTTCTGTAGTTCTACTGAGAATGGAAGTACTACAGCGACAGCACAG gtaCAGAGAATTGTGCCGCTACCTGCGAGTCGTCCAGACCGATGACTCCAAATT GAGCCTCCGGCAGCTAAAGGACCTCATCCCTTTCTTCAGGTGCCTGGAGGGAGACTTTACGTCCGCTCTGTTCAGTTTCTTCACCTCAGTGAACGCACCTGCCTCTCGCCTCACACCCCAGCTCTTCCTCTTCTATCTCTGCATCTTCAAAACGGCAACAGCACCACAGGTCGTGGTCAGTCAGCCATCACAGCTCTGCTATACTGAAGCAGCATGGGAGCGAATACAAG GCACAGTGCCGTTGGAGCGCGATGCACTGGTGAAGTTTGGGCTCAGGGTTCAGGGATGTTGCTCTGCTGTCTTCACTGAT TCTCAGTGTTGGACCAGTTTTCTCACAGTTGTCAACACAGCTCCTGGTTCTGTCTCGCCTCTACCAGCACCGAGCGCGAAGTTCctaaat GAAGCAAAGGCTGTTGTGAACACTGTCCTGCGCGACCAGCACTTGTCAAACACAGTGACGATCCCACGATTCTTTCTGGAG gtgtaCCCAGATCAGGCCCTGTTGCTGTTAGTAACGGGGGCTTTAAGTTTGAGAATCCTTAATTCTGCTCTGAGTCCAGCCCTCCCTGTGCTCAAGACGTTTAAG GAGAATGTGTGGGCTCTCGAGTGGCTGTGGGAGAGTTTGTCCTCCAATGCAGAACGTCTCAGTTCCTTCTGTCAGGAGGTCTCACAGGAGAtgcaaaacacagcag atGGGGATAATTTGTTACCCATTCTACGCACCCTTGCACCCACTCAGTCTTCTTCAGCAGAGCGCGGAGACCA CACTTACT GCAGCCCAGGGCCTGTTAAACTCTTCTTCTCCCCAGTGTTGCAGAGTCAGCT ggCTGATTCTCTCTCACATTAA
- the zgc:112980 gene encoding uncharacterized protein zgc:112980 isoform X2, which yields MCTAVDSGEIIILSDDDEEYDISCSEPSVLIVEVEDVKKSDCAVTPSALDEDLVVTFSRRAEVLPHARYDCPIHPFTATEQETGAPVPGNQLICDQCFCYICDKLASTCVMWGYAGVCHCNSHKRSNFWNNRRSCALLGGLKTFNLTLSETDAHLRHADAMLQSFRKELAAHFALYMKGKAVEEYGLSIPHQQGLIYDYTPVYEFVTSFLNKADKQNDRAAAIMRLGAVEDFIRHFPISGNFIRKSPMANPAEAKVLLLNRVISSLQRQMVMTDFTPEFTRKMQDFYKKLFFPAELKYLKNSLCVRPWDDVLLVSVLKGQNVTGFRKDKGKKDVLTEQISVVLLRMEVLQRQHRYRELCRYLRVVQTDDSKLSLRQLKDLIPFFRCLEGDFTSALFSFFTSVNAPASRLTPQLFLFYLCIFKTATAPQVVVSQPSQLCYTEAAWERIQGTVPLERDALVKFGLRVQGCCSAVFTDSQCWTSFLTVVNTAPGSVSPLPAPSAKFLNEAKAVVNTVLRDQHLSNTVTIPRFFLEVYPDQALLLLVTGALSLRILNSALSPALPVLKTFKENVWALEWLWESLSSNAERLSSFCQEVSQEMQNTADGDNLLPILRTLAPTQSSSAERGDHVAESAG from the exons ATGTGTACAGCGGTGGACAGTGGAGAAATAATCATCctaagtgatgatgatgaagaataTGATATATCCTGCAGTGAACCCTCTGTCCTTAtcgtggaggtggaggatgtgaAGAAAAGTG actgTGCTGTAACGCCCAGCGCCCTGGATGAAGACCTGGTCGTTACCTTCTCCCGCCGAGCTGAGGTGCTGCCTCATGCACGCTATGACTGTCCCATACATCCCTTCAC ggCCACAGAACAAGAGACTGGTGCTCCTGTGCCTGGTAACCAGCTCATTTGCGATCAGTGCTTCTGCTACATCTGCGACAAGCTGGCATCAACA tgtgtAATGTGGGGTTACGCCGGTGTGTGCCACTGCAACAGCCACAAGCGCAGCAACTTCTGGAACAACCGCAGAAGCTGTGCGCTGCTGGGAGGACTGAAGACTTTCAACCTCACACTGTCTGAAACAGATGCACATCTCAGACATGCAG ATGCGATGTTGCAGAGCTTCAGAAAAGAGCTCGCTGCACACTTCGCTCTCTACATGAAGGGAAAGGCGGTGGAGGAATATGGTCTGAGCATACCACACCAGCAAGGCCTCATCTACGA ttaCACGCCTGTGTACGAGTTTGTGACGTCGTTTCTGAACAAAGCAGATAAACAGAACGACAGAGCAGCTGCCATCATGAGACTAGGAGCCGTTGAGGACTTTATTCGACATTTTCCAATCTCAgg GAATTTCATTAGAAAGTCTCCAATGGCTAATCCTGCTGAGGCCAAAGTGCTGTTACTCAATAg GGTAATATCATCCTTGCAGAGACAGATGGTGATGACTGACTTCACCCCAGAATTCACCCGTAAAATGCAGGATTTTTACAAGAAATTGTTTTTCCCAGCTGAGCTGAAGTACCTGAAGAACAG cctgTGTGTCCGGCCGTGGGACGACGTCCTGCTGGTGTCTGTGCTGAAGGGTCAGAACGTGACGGGCTTCCGCAAAGACAAAGGCAAGAAGGACGTCCTGACTGAACAGATTTCTGTAGTTCTACTGAGAATGGAAGTACTACAGCGACAGCACAG gtaCAGAGAATTGTGCCGCTACCTGCGAGTCGTCCAGACCGATGACTCCAAATT GAGCCTCCGGCAGCTAAAGGACCTCATCCCTTTCTTCAGGTGCCTGGAGGGAGACTTTACGTCCGCTCTGTTCAGTTTCTTCACCTCAGTGAACGCACCTGCCTCTCGCCTCACACCCCAGCTCTTCCTCTTCTATCTCTGCATCTTCAAAACGGCAACAGCACCACAGGTCGTGGTCAGTCAGCCATCACAGCTCTGCTATACTGAAGCAGCATGGGAGCGAATACAAG GCACAGTGCCGTTGGAGCGCGATGCACTGGTGAAGTTTGGGCTCAGGGTTCAGGGATGTTGCTCTGCTGTCTTCACTGAT TCTCAGTGTTGGACCAGTTTTCTCACAGTTGTCAACACAGCTCCTGGTTCTGTCTCGCCTCTACCAGCACCGAGCGCGAAGTTCctaaat GAAGCAAAGGCTGTTGTGAACACTGTCCTGCGCGACCAGCACTTGTCAAACACAGTGACGATCCCACGATTCTTTCTGGAG gtgtaCCCAGATCAGGCCCTGTTGCTGTTAGTAACGGGGGCTTTAAGTTTGAGAATCCTTAATTCTGCTCTGAGTCCAGCCCTCCCTGTGCTCAAGACGTTTAAG GAGAATGTGTGGGCTCTCGAGTGGCTGTGGGAGAGTTTGTCCTCCAATGCAGAACGTCTCAGTTCCTTCTGTCAGGAGGTCTCACAGGAGAtgcaaaacacagcag atGGGGATAATTTGTTACCCATTCTACGCACCCTTGCACCCACTCAGTCTTCTTCAGCAGAGCGCGGAGACCA TGTTGCAGAGTCAGCT ggCTGA
- the zgc:112980 gene encoding uncharacterized protein zgc:112980 isoform X5 — protein MCTAVDSGEIIILSDDDEEYDISCSEPSVLIVEVEDVKKSDCAVTPSALDEDLVVTFSRRAEVLPHARYDCPIHPFTATEQETGAPVPGNQLICDQCFCYICDKLASTCVMWGYAGVCHCNSHKRSNFWNNRRSCALLGGLKTFNLTLSETDAHLRHADAMLQSFRKELAAHFALYMKGKAVEEYGLSIPHQQGLIYDYTPVYEFVTSFLNKADKQNDRAAAIMRLGAVEDFIRHFPISGNFIRKSPMANPAEAKVLLLNRVISSLQRQMVMTDFTPEFTRKMQDFYKKLFFPAELKYLKNSLCVRPWDDVLLVSVLKGQNVTGFRKDKGKKDVLTEQISVVLLRMEVLQRQHRYRELCRYLRVVQTDDSKLSLRQLKDLIPFFRCLEGDFTSALFSFFTSVNAPASRLTPQLFLFYLCIFKTATAPQVVVSQPSQLCYTEAAWERIQGTVPLERDALVKFGLRVQGCCSAVFTDSQCWTSFLTVVNTAPGSVSPLPAPSAKFLNEAKAVVNTVLRDQHLSNTVTIPRFFLEVYPDQALLLLVTGALSLRILNSALSPALPVLKTFKENVWALEWLWESLSSNAERLSSFCQEVSQEMQNTAGSPGPVKLFFSPVLQSQLADSLSH, from the exons ATGTGTACAGCGGTGGACAGTGGAGAAATAATCATCctaagtgatgatgatgaagaataTGATATATCCTGCAGTGAACCCTCTGTCCTTAtcgtggaggtggaggatgtgaAGAAAAGTG actgTGCTGTAACGCCCAGCGCCCTGGATGAAGACCTGGTCGTTACCTTCTCCCGCCGAGCTGAGGTGCTGCCTCATGCACGCTATGACTGTCCCATACATCCCTTCAC ggCCACAGAACAAGAGACTGGTGCTCCTGTGCCTGGTAACCAGCTCATTTGCGATCAGTGCTTCTGCTACATCTGCGACAAGCTGGCATCAACA tgtgtAATGTGGGGTTACGCCGGTGTGTGCCACTGCAACAGCCACAAGCGCAGCAACTTCTGGAACAACCGCAGAAGCTGTGCGCTGCTGGGAGGACTGAAGACTTTCAACCTCACACTGTCTGAAACAGATGCACATCTCAGACATGCAG ATGCGATGTTGCAGAGCTTCAGAAAAGAGCTCGCTGCACACTTCGCTCTCTACATGAAGGGAAAGGCGGTGGAGGAATATGGTCTGAGCATACCACACCAGCAAGGCCTCATCTACGA ttaCACGCCTGTGTACGAGTTTGTGACGTCGTTTCTGAACAAAGCAGATAAACAGAACGACAGAGCAGCTGCCATCATGAGACTAGGAGCCGTTGAGGACTTTATTCGACATTTTCCAATCTCAgg GAATTTCATTAGAAAGTCTCCAATGGCTAATCCTGCTGAGGCCAAAGTGCTGTTACTCAATAg GGTAATATCATCCTTGCAGAGACAGATGGTGATGACTGACTTCACCCCAGAATTCACCCGTAAAATGCAGGATTTTTACAAGAAATTGTTTTTCCCAGCTGAGCTGAAGTACCTGAAGAACAG cctgTGTGTCCGGCCGTGGGACGACGTCCTGCTGGTGTCTGTGCTGAAGGGTCAGAACGTGACGGGCTTCCGCAAAGACAAAGGCAAGAAGGACGTCCTGACTGAACAGATTTCTGTAGTTCTACTGAGAATGGAAGTACTACAGCGACAGCACAG gtaCAGAGAATTGTGCCGCTACCTGCGAGTCGTCCAGACCGATGACTCCAAATT GAGCCTCCGGCAGCTAAAGGACCTCATCCCTTTCTTCAGGTGCCTGGAGGGAGACTTTACGTCCGCTCTGTTCAGTTTCTTCACCTCAGTGAACGCACCTGCCTCTCGCCTCACACCCCAGCTCTTCCTCTTCTATCTCTGCATCTTCAAAACGGCAACAGCACCACAGGTCGTGGTCAGTCAGCCATCACAGCTCTGCTATACTGAAGCAGCATGGGAGCGAATACAAG GCACAGTGCCGTTGGAGCGCGATGCACTGGTGAAGTTTGGGCTCAGGGTTCAGGGATGTTGCTCTGCTGTCTTCACTGAT TCTCAGTGTTGGACCAGTTTTCTCACAGTTGTCAACACAGCTCCTGGTTCTGTCTCGCCTCTACCAGCACCGAGCGCGAAGTTCctaaat GAAGCAAAGGCTGTTGTGAACACTGTCCTGCGCGACCAGCACTTGTCAAACACAGTGACGATCCCACGATTCTTTCTGGAG gtgtaCCCAGATCAGGCCCTGTTGCTGTTAGTAACGGGGGCTTTAAGTTTGAGAATCCTTAATTCTGCTCTGAGTCCAGCCCTCCCTGTGCTCAAGACGTTTAAG GAGAATGTGTGGGCTCTCGAGTGGCTGTGGGAGAGTTTGTCCTCCAATGCAGAACGTCTCAGTTCCTTCTGTCAGGAGGTCTCACAGGAGAtgcaaaacacagcag GCAGCCCAGGGCCTGTTAAACTCTTCTTCTCCCCAGTGTTGCAGAGTCAGCT ggCTGATTCTCTCTCACATTAA
- the zgc:112980 gene encoding uncharacterized protein zgc:112980 isoform X4 yields MCTAVDSGEIIILSDDDEEYDISCSEPSVLIVEVEDVKKSDCAVTPSALDEDLVVTFSRRAEVLPHARYDCPIHPFTATEQETGAPVPGNQLICDQCFCYICDKLASTCVMWGYAGVCHCNSHKRSNFWNNRRSCALLGGLKTFNLTLSETDAHLRHADAMLQSFRKELAAHFALYMKGKAVEEYGLSIPHQQGLIYDYTPVYEFVTSFLNKADKQNDRAAAIMRLGAVEDFIRHFPISGNFIRKSPMANPAEAKVLLLNRVISSLQRQMVMTDFTPEFTRKMQDFYKKLFFPAELKYLKNSLCVRPWDDVLLVSVLKGQNVTGFRKDKGKKDVLTEQISVVLLRMEVLQRQHRYRELCRYLRVVQTDDSKLSLRQLKDLIPFFRCLEGDFTSALFSFFTSVNAPASRLTPQLFLFYLCIFKTATAPQVVVSQPSQLCYTEAAWERIQGTVPLERDALVKFGLRVQGCCSAVFTDSQCWTSFLTVVNTAPGSVSPLPAPSAKFLNEAKAVVNTVLRDQHLSNTVTIPRFFLEVYPDQALLLLVTGALSLRILNSALSPALPVLKTFKENVWALEWLWESLSSNAERLSSFCQEVSQEMQNTADGDNLLPILRTLAPTQSSSAERGDH; encoded by the exons ATGTGTACAGCGGTGGACAGTGGAGAAATAATCATCctaagtgatgatgatgaagaataTGATATATCCTGCAGTGAACCCTCTGTCCTTAtcgtggaggtggaggatgtgaAGAAAAGTG actgTGCTGTAACGCCCAGCGCCCTGGATGAAGACCTGGTCGTTACCTTCTCCCGCCGAGCTGAGGTGCTGCCTCATGCACGCTATGACTGTCCCATACATCCCTTCAC ggCCACAGAACAAGAGACTGGTGCTCCTGTGCCTGGTAACCAGCTCATTTGCGATCAGTGCTTCTGCTACATCTGCGACAAGCTGGCATCAACA tgtgtAATGTGGGGTTACGCCGGTGTGTGCCACTGCAACAGCCACAAGCGCAGCAACTTCTGGAACAACCGCAGAAGCTGTGCGCTGCTGGGAGGACTGAAGACTTTCAACCTCACACTGTCTGAAACAGATGCACATCTCAGACATGCAG ATGCGATGTTGCAGAGCTTCAGAAAAGAGCTCGCTGCACACTTCGCTCTCTACATGAAGGGAAAGGCGGTGGAGGAATATGGTCTGAGCATACCACACCAGCAAGGCCTCATCTACGA ttaCACGCCTGTGTACGAGTTTGTGACGTCGTTTCTGAACAAAGCAGATAAACAGAACGACAGAGCAGCTGCCATCATGAGACTAGGAGCCGTTGAGGACTTTATTCGACATTTTCCAATCTCAgg GAATTTCATTAGAAAGTCTCCAATGGCTAATCCTGCTGAGGCCAAAGTGCTGTTACTCAATAg GGTAATATCATCCTTGCAGAGACAGATGGTGATGACTGACTTCACCCCAGAATTCACCCGTAAAATGCAGGATTTTTACAAGAAATTGTTTTTCCCAGCTGAGCTGAAGTACCTGAAGAACAG cctgTGTGTCCGGCCGTGGGACGACGTCCTGCTGGTGTCTGTGCTGAAGGGTCAGAACGTGACGGGCTTCCGCAAAGACAAAGGCAAGAAGGACGTCCTGACTGAACAGATTTCTGTAGTTCTACTGAGAATGGAAGTACTACAGCGACAGCACAG gtaCAGAGAATTGTGCCGCTACCTGCGAGTCGTCCAGACCGATGACTCCAAATT GAGCCTCCGGCAGCTAAAGGACCTCATCCCTTTCTTCAGGTGCCTGGAGGGAGACTTTACGTCCGCTCTGTTCAGTTTCTTCACCTCAGTGAACGCACCTGCCTCTCGCCTCACACCCCAGCTCTTCCTCTTCTATCTCTGCATCTTCAAAACGGCAACAGCACCACAGGTCGTGGTCAGTCAGCCATCACAGCTCTGCTATACTGAAGCAGCATGGGAGCGAATACAAG GCACAGTGCCGTTGGAGCGCGATGCACTGGTGAAGTTTGGGCTCAGGGTTCAGGGATGTTGCTCTGCTGTCTTCACTGAT TCTCAGTGTTGGACCAGTTTTCTCACAGTTGTCAACACAGCTCCTGGTTCTGTCTCGCCTCTACCAGCACCGAGCGCGAAGTTCctaaat GAAGCAAAGGCTGTTGTGAACACTGTCCTGCGCGACCAGCACTTGTCAAACACAGTGACGATCCCACGATTCTTTCTGGAG gtgtaCCCAGATCAGGCCCTGTTGCTGTTAGTAACGGGGGCTTTAAGTTTGAGAATCCTTAATTCTGCTCTGAGTCCAGCCCTCCCTGTGCTCAAGACGTTTAAG GAGAATGTGTGGGCTCTCGAGTGGCTGTGGGAGAGTTTGTCCTCCAATGCAGAACGTCTCAGTTCCTTCTGTCAGGAGGTCTCACAGGAGAtgcaaaacacagcag atGGGGATAATTTGTTACCCATTCTACGCACCCTTGCACCCACTCAGTCTTCTTCAGCAGAGCGCGGAGACCA TTAG
- the zgc:112980 gene encoding uncharacterized protein zgc:112980 isoform X3, with the protein MCTAVDSGEIIILSDDDEEYDISCSEPSVLIVEVEDVKKSDCAVTPSALDEDLVVTFSRRAEVLPHARYDCPIHPFTATEQETGAPVPGNQLICDQCFCYICDKLASTCVMWGYAGVCHCNSHKRSNFWNNRRSCALLGGLKTFNLTLSETDAHLRHADAMLQSFRKELAAHFALYMKGKAVEEYGLSIPHQQGLIYDYTPVYEFVTSFLNKADKQNDRAAAIMRLGAVEDFIRHFPISGNFIRKSPMANPAEAKVLLLNRVISSLQRQMVMTDFTPEFTRKMQDFYKKLFFPAELKYLKNSLCVRPWDDVLLVSVLKGQNVTGFRKDKGKKDVLTEQISVVLLRMEVLQRQHRYRELCRYLRVVQTDDSKLSLRQLKDLIPFFRCLEGDFTSALFSFFTSVNAPASRLTPQLFLFYLCIFKTATAPQVVVSQPSQLCYTEAAWERIQGTVPLERDALVKFGLRVQGCCSAVFTDSQCWTSFLTVVNTAPGSVSPLPAPSAKFLNEAKAVVNTVLRDQHLSNTVTIPRFFLEVYPDQALLLLVTGALSLRILNSALSPALPVLKTFKENVWALEWLWESLSSNAERLSSFCQEVSQEMQNTADGDNLLPILRTLAPTQSSSAERGDQS; encoded by the exons ATGTGTACAGCGGTGGACAGTGGAGAAATAATCATCctaagtgatgatgatgaagaataTGATATATCCTGCAGTGAACCCTCTGTCCTTAtcgtggaggtggaggatgtgaAGAAAAGTG actgTGCTGTAACGCCCAGCGCCCTGGATGAAGACCTGGTCGTTACCTTCTCCCGCCGAGCTGAGGTGCTGCCTCATGCACGCTATGACTGTCCCATACATCCCTTCAC ggCCACAGAACAAGAGACTGGTGCTCCTGTGCCTGGTAACCAGCTCATTTGCGATCAGTGCTTCTGCTACATCTGCGACAAGCTGGCATCAACA tgtgtAATGTGGGGTTACGCCGGTGTGTGCCACTGCAACAGCCACAAGCGCAGCAACTTCTGGAACAACCGCAGAAGCTGTGCGCTGCTGGGAGGACTGAAGACTTTCAACCTCACACTGTCTGAAACAGATGCACATCTCAGACATGCAG ATGCGATGTTGCAGAGCTTCAGAAAAGAGCTCGCTGCACACTTCGCTCTCTACATGAAGGGAAAGGCGGTGGAGGAATATGGTCTGAGCATACCACACCAGCAAGGCCTCATCTACGA ttaCACGCCTGTGTACGAGTTTGTGACGTCGTTTCTGAACAAAGCAGATAAACAGAACGACAGAGCAGCTGCCATCATGAGACTAGGAGCCGTTGAGGACTTTATTCGACATTTTCCAATCTCAgg GAATTTCATTAGAAAGTCTCCAATGGCTAATCCTGCTGAGGCCAAAGTGCTGTTACTCAATAg GGTAATATCATCCTTGCAGAGACAGATGGTGATGACTGACTTCACCCCAGAATTCACCCGTAAAATGCAGGATTTTTACAAGAAATTGTTTTTCCCAGCTGAGCTGAAGTACCTGAAGAACAG cctgTGTGTCCGGCCGTGGGACGACGTCCTGCTGGTGTCTGTGCTGAAGGGTCAGAACGTGACGGGCTTCCGCAAAGACAAAGGCAAGAAGGACGTCCTGACTGAACAGATTTCTGTAGTTCTACTGAGAATGGAAGTACTACAGCGACAGCACAG gtaCAGAGAATTGTGCCGCTACCTGCGAGTCGTCCAGACCGATGACTCCAAATT GAGCCTCCGGCAGCTAAAGGACCTCATCCCTTTCTTCAGGTGCCTGGAGGGAGACTTTACGTCCGCTCTGTTCAGTTTCTTCACCTCAGTGAACGCACCTGCCTCTCGCCTCACACCCCAGCTCTTCCTCTTCTATCTCTGCATCTTCAAAACGGCAACAGCACCACAGGTCGTGGTCAGTCAGCCATCACAGCTCTGCTATACTGAAGCAGCATGGGAGCGAATACAAG GCACAGTGCCGTTGGAGCGCGATGCACTGGTGAAGTTTGGGCTCAGGGTTCAGGGATGTTGCTCTGCTGTCTTCACTGAT TCTCAGTGTTGGACCAGTTTTCTCACAGTTGTCAACACAGCTCCTGGTTCTGTCTCGCCTCTACCAGCACCGAGCGCGAAGTTCctaaat GAAGCAAAGGCTGTTGTGAACACTGTCCTGCGCGACCAGCACTTGTCAAACACAGTGACGATCCCACGATTCTTTCTGGAG gtgtaCCCAGATCAGGCCCTGTTGCTGTTAGTAACGGGGGCTTTAAGTTTGAGAATCCTTAATTCTGCTCTGAGTCCAGCCCTCCCTGTGCTCAAGACGTTTAAG GAGAATGTGTGGGCTCTCGAGTGGCTGTGGGAGAGTTTGTCCTCCAATGCAGAACGTCTCAGTTCCTTCTGTCAGGAGGTCTCACAGGAGAtgcaaaacacagcag atGGGGATAATTTGTTACCCATTCTACGCACCCTTGCACCCACTCAGTCTTCTTCAGCAGAGCGCGGAGACCA AAGTTAG